tttcatagcCATATATCGAACATAAAAAACTTAGAAGTTACATCTAACATGTATTTTAATTATCACTATgagattatgaaaaatatgctTGACttgtgaaatttaaaataataataatagaaagaaatttgacaacaacaaatataatttaatagattgtacaaaaaatggaggaaaaaaaaatttatttttttaatcataaagaacaataaaagtacttgttttttattaaaaaaataataatttttttctcaagagtATTTAtatactcttttatttttaaaaattataaattggaTATTTAAAAGACTAAGAAACTTcaattgtttgtttatttattgtattttaggttatatttgatttgttctcaataattatcttttatatgttatcattttgtatttaatatgtTCAATAAAATGATTCAAACGAATAAATATGAAGAGACAAcacattaaaaatttgaaattaaaaaagttttagaaGGAAAACTATGGCGGTCTTATATCAAAATGGACatggagtaatttttttttaaaaagagaaaataaggatATTAAAAGTGAAGTGACATGTAGGAGTTGTGgttcttcgttttttttttttttataaattaaaaagacaTACCTTTTTTAGTGTTTCGTCACATCAAAAAGGGAAATTGTGGAACTCTTCTTATGAATATTATTCAAGTGCATGTTGGAAATTGTGGAACTCTTCTTATGGAGTTCTTAAAAccctcaaaatttttttattggtgtATGAAAGCttgatttttccataaaaattcaaaaactctTATGTTTATGGTGTCTGGCTTTTACCAATCGTAGGCACATAGGTACAAGCTCCGAGTAAGATGGGTGCATCCCTCATGAAACTAACTCCTCCATCAAAGCAAACAGTTTAGTATTTGATTAATGCTTTGTTGAATCATTCAATATCTCAAGTTTGTTTCACCTCTCCATGTCTAAACAGGAAGTAAGGATGATGAAAAACAGGCTTCGATAACTAAGTGCTACAAGATGTATTTTAGTGCCATTATCAAGCCGTATGCAAAACTGTCGAGTACTTTTCTCCACTTTCATTTCTAACTCCATGTGTGcgtgtgtttgttttttcaaacaAGTTGAGTGATgtattttagcaaaaaaaatgcatatttaaGATTGTTCcctcaatttataaatatatgatcaaaattatgattttatatatccACAATTTtctcattggaaaaaaaattgtgtgcAATATACAATCCCATCCCATCCCATCCATGGAATTACTTACTGTTAACTGAAAATTTTCTCTGTGGATAGTGTGTTATGTATGATCCTGGCATGTGAAATAGAATACAAAGAAGGTAGCTGGAAATGGTGAGTTCAAACAGATGTTATAGATGATAGCAAACTCATGGGGAAGAAAAGACTAATAATATTGCATGCATGAAATCCAGTGATACAACTTTAACAATCTATACATccttatttatctaatcatacACACCGAACCAGAAAAAACACATCACAGTCATAATTAGCCTAGTATATGTATATTAATTGCCGGGAAGAGCGCAGTAGGTCTGAACCGCAGTAAGAAATAGTACCAAAACAGCACCAATGAAAGCCATGATAGTCCATGGAGTACTGAAATGGTCGTGAAGGGCTTGAGCCATCCAAGTATTCACTCTCTTGTCGTAGTGTTCCTGAATGCGAGCTTTCACATCTCCATAAGCATCGGGATTTACAAAGTCATTGGTGATCTCGTTGAAAATTTTGGCCACCTCTTCATCGCTGCCAAGACAGTTGTAGAGAATGTGATTAGATCTCAGCTCCTTGACATCGTCTGCTTGATCAATGAGCTCGTAAAGGAAGGATATATAAGAAGTGACCGCATAGTCATCTGGGGCTTCTGGACACATTTCATAGGCTAACATGTTCAAGAACTTGGGCCTCGTGAAGCCATCAATGATTATTGGGGGAAGTTTCAGGCAGCCATAGAAGAAGTGGGAATCGAAAGAAATGTCTCTCAAGGAACTCTTTCGATTCAGTTGGAGATGGATCCCGGCAGCTTTAAGCTCCTTGATGTTTCGAAAAGACTTCCAAATGCCTTTCTTCCATGGGCAACAGGACCCCCTATCTTCTCCTTGACGCGACGACGACTTTCCCTTTTTCTCAGGTTGCTGCTCTTGTTCGGGCTGACTCCTCCTAATCATTTTAAACCTGCCTAGGAGAGCACTTCGAAAAAGGTCGAGGAGATGAGAGGGCTCTTCGTTCTCATCTTCCAGCTCTATTCCTGTGGGCCTTCCGGTGTCAGTGAcgaatttttttatcttctcttcCATTGATAGACCATCATTGAATTTTGCCCCCTCAAAAATCAACTTGAGGACTCCAAAGGGAAGTTGGTTCTCCAGCAAGAACAAGTCCAGCTTCACAAGACATCTTTGGTGATATGCAAGGACGTTACTCGTATCTGTCTGGCGGATGATTTGTAGTAAAGAACACCCATCCAGAAGCATCATCCAGGCGAGTGCCTCATCATCATACTCCTTTGTACTAATCGAATCATAGCAGTCCCTCACTGCCTTGATATTACTTCCAATTTTTGTGTACAAATCTTTGATGTCCTGGTTACTATCAGCCAGGAATTGTTCGGCATATAGAGGCTTGATCATTTCCTCAGGGTGAAGGTCGGGCTTGCCGTGGTGGTAAGGGCCGAATGAAATTACCCTCGGTTCGTAGAATTTGTTGAAATCCTGGGTCCGCCTCAGTATCTGAGGAACCCTTGGTATCCTTGGCCATTGAGTTTGAGATTGAGTCCTTTCTCTTGCTTTTTGAAGGGACTGAATCCAATTTTTCATCACCTTGTCACTCATTTCAACAATGCTAGTACGATACTCTTTAGGCTCAGGGCCAGTTTGGCCACTGTTCCTGCTTGGTTGGTCGCCTTCTTTCTCTCCAACGTTCCTCCTTTCTTGCTGCTCTTCCATGGAATTGGATCACCACCTCAGCCTAATCACTGTTGGTATGTTAATAGGTCGAGAAAATATTAGTCTACTGCCAATGGCTATCCTCAACATCACCCAAAATGAATCGTCTAAATAAATGAATCAGTGATGTTAGTGAACATTCCCgtgtgaaaatttatttaattaggcGAAATTTGTGGAAAGTTGAAAGTCAATAATTAAAACTTGGTGAAATCTGTATTATGTCAAatgattataataaatttttttgaaagatatttaatttaatattataaaaaattaatttaggaatttataCAAAAGATAAATTGAACCttataaaattatgaaacatgaaacaaaattgaaccgaaatgaaattaagttcaaattatgttatataaatttaggaatttatacaaaaagataaattgattaaatatgaatattatcatttaatatttataatttttgaaaggtTGATTTAATTGAGGTATAGTTTACAAAGGATCtggatttaattaatttcattttgaaggaTTGAGAAtctcattattataatttttaatcttcAAATGTTCTTTAGATTAAATTGGAAGTTACAATTTGAATCTACTagttaaaaaacttttaaacatataataaagaaaatttaaaatttaaaataatttggacGTATCTTTGTCCAAGAAAAGGGGAACCAATGTGTTCCCCATAAGTTCCATCTTGGCTCATCTatgatttagaaaaagaaaaagaataaccaTATTCCTCAATTTATTCAATTGAATCTATGCATTTCTTGAGCACAAGGAAACCCCTTCCGTattctaaaaggaaaagaacaatTGAGGAAGCTTTGCTTCTTGTCTATAATTTGAAGTATACTCTTTCCACCGTGCAAATCACAtgactatataaaaaaaaaaaaccacaaagtaCATAacgatttaaaatttaaaatgtccTTTTCCCATATTTTAAACATATCTTTGTCCAAGAAAAGGGGAACCAATGTGTTCCACATCAGTTCCATCTTGGCTCATCTatgatttagaaaaagaaaaagaataaccaTATTCCTCAATTTATTCAATTGAATCTATGCATTTCTTGAGCACAAGGAAACCCCTTCCATattctaaaaggaaaagaacaatTGAGGAAGCTTTATAGTAGTAGTAG
Above is a genomic segment from Vitis riparia cultivar Riparia Gloire de Montpellier isolate 1030 chromosome 14, EGFV_Vit.rip_1.0, whole genome shotgun sequence containing:
- the LOC117930611 gene encoding UPF0481 protein At3g47200-like, which translates into the protein MEEQQERRNVGEKEGDQPSRNSGQTGPEPKEYRTSIVEMSDKVMKNWIQSLQKARERTQSQTQWPRIPRVPQILRRTQDFNKFYEPRVISFGPYHHGKPDLHPEEMIKPLYAEQFLADSNQDIKDLYTKIGSNIKAVRDCYDSISTKEYDDEALAWMMLLDGCSLLQIIRQTDTSNVLAYHQRCLVKLDLFLLENQLPFGVLKLIFEGAKFNDGLSMEEKIKKFVTDTGRPTGIELEDENEEPSHLLDLFRSALLGRFKMIRRSQPEQEQQPEKKGKSSSRQGEDRGSCCPWKKGIWKSFRNIKELKAAGIHLQLNRKSSLRDISFDSHFFYGCLKLPPIIIDGFTRPKFLNMLAYEMCPEAPDDYAVTSYISFLYELIDQADDVKELRSNHILYNCLGSDEEVAKIFNEITNDFVNPDAYGDVKARIQEHYDKRVNTWMAQALHDHFSTPWTIMAFIGAVLVLFLTAVQTYCALPGN